A window of Chloroflexota bacterium genomic DNA:
TCAAGCTTGGTGGAAAGGTGGTGGATAACCTGCTGAAGAGCACCATAATGAAGGCAACCCGTGAGCTCGACAAACCCTGGTGCCTCTCGGTCTTTATGGATAATGCCGGTGTCATCGATTTTGACGGTCAGTGGGCGCTCTGTTTCAAGGTGGAAACGCACAACCACCCCTCGGCGGTGGAGCCGTACGGGGGTGCCGCCACCGGAATCGGCGGCGTCATTCGCGACCCGCTCGGCACGGGGCTGGGGGCGAAGCCGATTGCCAACACCGATGTCTTCTGTTTCGGCCCACCCGATTTACCTTACGAAAAGTTACCTCAGGGCGTACTTCACCCACGCCGTATGTTTAAGGGGGTGCGGGCCGGAGTGGCCGACTACGCCAACCGGCTCGGCATACCGACGCTCAACGGTGCCGTTCTCTTTGATGAGCGCTACGTGGCCAATCCGCTGGTGTACTGCGGCACTCTGGGTTTGCTGCCGAAGAAAATCGCCCGGCGCGGCAAACAGAGACCGGGTGATAAGGTGGTCCTTGTTGGCGGCCGGACGGGCCGGGACGGCATTCACGGGGTCACTTTCGCCTCGGAGCAGCTCACCGAGGCCTCGACAGCCACATCCTCCAGTTCGGTGCAGATCGGCAACCCCATCGTGGAAAAGAAGATGATTGATATCCTCCTCCAGGCCCGCGACCGCGGGCTGTACGTGCGCATAACCGACTGCGGTGGCGGGGGCCTTTCTTCGGCGGTGGGGGAAATGGCGGAGGAGACCGGGGTTCGGGTTGACCTGGAAAAGGTGCCGCTGAAGTACGCAGGGCTCTCCCACGCGGAAATATGGATTTCAGAATCTCAGGAGAGGATGATTATCGCCGTGCCGCCGGAAAACATCGATGAGCTGATGGCGCTCTTTGCCGGTGAAGATGTGGAAGCGAACGTTATCGGTGAATTCACCGATGACCGCCGGCTACAGCTTTTTTACCAGGGGAACCTGGTCTGCGACCTGGAAATGGAATTTCTGCACGGCGGTATCCCGCAGTTGAAGAGAGAGGCGGTCTGGGAACCGCCCCGCCACCCCGCTCCTGACTTTGCCGAAGCTTCCGACCTTGGTGAGTCACTGCTGGCGATTTTGAGTTCGTGGAATGTATGCAGCAAGGAGTGGGTCATCCGTCAGTATGACCACGAGGTTCAGGGCGGCAACGTCCTCAAGCCGCTGGTGGGGAGGGATAATGACGGACCCGGTGATGCGGCTATTATTCAGCCGATACTGGGCTCATCTAAAGGCGTGATAATCGCCAACGGCATCAATCCCGGCTATGCCGATATCGACCCGTACTGGATGGCCGCCTCGGCGATTGACGAAGCCCTGCGGCAGATTATATCCGTGGGCGGCGACCTGAACCGGGTGGCGTTGCTGGACAATTTCTGCTGGGGCAGTGCCGGTCGACCCGAGATGCTGGGGGCGCTCGTCCGCGCCGCTCAGGCCTGCTACGACATGTCTATTGTCTACGGAACACCTTTTATTTCCGGCAAGGACAGCCTGAACAATGAATTCGAATATGAGGGCAAGACCATATCTATCCCGCATACGTTGCTCATCTCGGCTATCAGCGTTATGGATGACGTGAGCCGGGCCATATCCATGGATTTCAAACAGGCCGGCGATATCATCTATATCGTGGGGAGTACCCGGTGTGAGGTCGGTGGCTCGGAATACCTGAAGACAAAGGGCTTCACTGGCAACAGCGTACCCAGGGTTGACCCGCAGAAGAGCAGACAACTGATGGAAAGCCTGAGCACAGCCACCGGAGAGGGGCTGGTCAGGGCCTGCCATGACTGCAGCGATGGAGGTATTGGCGTGGCCGTGGCCGAAATGGCCTTTGCCGGCGGGCTGGGGGCGAGTATAAACCTGAAAGAAGTGCCGCTCGGCGAGCCGATAGACCGTGATGACTTTATCCTCTTCTCGGAGTCGAACAGTCGGTTCATCGTCGAGGTGTCACCCGACAAGAAAGACGCATTTGAGAGAGAAATGGCGGGCAAGTCCTTTGCCCTGCTTGGCCAGGTAACCAAAGAGTCGAGGCTTGAGGTTTACGGTCGGAAGGGCGATAGCGTTGTCTCCATCTCCATAGATGAATTAAAGGAGGCCTGGCAGAAGCCGCTGAGGTGGTGATGGATGGTTAAAACAATCGTGCTGCGGGCGCCGGGAACAAACTGCGATGCTGAGACCGTCTTTGCCTTTGAGCAGGCGGGTTCAGCGGTGGACCTGGTTCACGTTAACCAGCTTATTAGACATGAACGGCAGCTGGCCGACTACCAGATACTGGTCATTCCCGGTGGCTTCACCTACGGCGACGATATCGCCGCCGGCAAGGTGCTGGCCAACGAGCTGCAGCTCAAGCTCGGAGGGGACATCAGGCGCTTTTTTGAGGCCGGAGGGCTCATCCTGGGCATCTGCAATGGCTTTCAGGTGCTGGTCAAGGCCGGTTTTTTGCCTGACCCACATAACGATGGCCAGCCGCGGGTGACGCTGGCGGCCAATGATTCGGGCAAATTCGAGTGCCGGTGGATTCACCTGGCGGTAAATCAAGAGAGCCCGTGCGTTTTCACCAGAGAGATGGAGAGCATGTACGTTCCGGTGGCACACGGCGAGGGTAAATTCGTTGCCGGGACGGATATTTTAACGGATATAAACGTCGTCGTGCGTTACGCCGACGAGCAGGGTGATACTGAAGCCGGCTATCCCCACAACCCCAATGGCTCCGTGGGCAACATTGCCGGCATCTGCGACTCTTCAGGGCGCATCTTTGCCCTGATGCCCCACCCCGAGCGGCACATCAGGGGCACCCAGCACCCGCAGTGGACAAGATTTGGTGCCAAGCAATACGGAGATGGCTTTCCGATTTTCCAGAACGCCGTCAGTTGGGTACAGCAGTCATAGCTGAGACTGAGCTTAGTCCTTGCCTTCTATCTTCGTGCCGGTATCTATCATTGCCCAGGGGAATCTCCGGCTTTCATCCCACTGCTGGTGCGCGTAATAATCGGTATCCAGCTGGCACTTGGCCACTGCCTTTCGCCAGCCCGCCAGCGAACTCTCTTCAATATCATTTAGAACCTGGGCAACACTCGTATCGCCGCGAGCCAGCACCGCCTGAATCTGGCTCCAGGCCGGGCTTTTGCATTTAAGCTGGATGCCCTCCGGGGCCAGTCTGCCCTTCAAATGGGCAATACGTTGCTTTAGTGTTTCTACCGGCGCCATGGGCAGGCGCTGAAACGGTGTGCCGGCCTTGGGGACAAACGGGGCGATGTTTAGGGAGAGGCGGGCACCTTTTGCTTGGCGGTCAAGCACGTTCTTGCACTGTAGTGTCAGTCGGATAATCTCTGCTATGTCCTCATCGGTCTCTGTGGGCAGGCCGAGCATGAAGTAGAGTTTGAACTGCTTTATCCCGTGCCTGCCCAGCCTGTCGACTGCACTGACAATGTCATTTTCGCAGATACCTTTATTGATTGCCTGGCGCAGGCGTTCCGAGCCAGCTTCGGGGGCAAGGGTTATCGTCCGCGCGCCCCCGTCGGCGATTTCGGCAAGTACCTGGTCTGGGAGATTACTGGCGCGCATTGAGCTCATGGAGAATTGAGCCCCCATCCGGCGCAGGCCGGTTAGCAGTTCCTCAAGGTGTGGATAATCGGAAACTGCCGGCCCGACTAATCCCAGCCGCTTCCGGTGGTGAAGGCCTTTCTCTGCCTGAGCGAGCAGCGTGTCGACCGAGCGGAAGCGCATCGGCCTGAAGACAGTGCTGACGAGGCAGAATCGGCAGCGCCACGGGCAGCCCCGCTCCACCTCAATCAGGTAAAGGTCACTCAGCTCGGTGTCCCTGGTCAGTATGACCGAGCTGACTGGAAAATCATCGAGGTTTTCTGCCCACTGACGATTTACAGGAGCCTTTGGCGGTATCTGTGGAATATACATACCGGGCACGGAGGCCAGCGACTTCAACAATGCCTCGTGTTTCCCATTTATGTTATCGATTATCGGTGGCAGCAGGTCAGGTAACAATTTTTCCGCCTCACCGATACCGAAGCCGTCAAAGAACGGTGCCAGCGGCATGGGGTTGGCGGTGATGCAGGGCCCGCCGGCGATAACCAGCGGATGGCTTTCATCGCGGTCGGCAGAGAACGGTGGGATACCGCTGGCCTTGAGTATGGACACGACGTTGAAGTAGTCGAGTTCGTAGGAGATGGTAAAAGCCACTACTTTGAAATCGGATAGCGGACGTCCTGATTCAAGAGATACCGGGGGAATTCTTCTTTCCTGATTCTCTCTTTCCCAGAAAACCCGCTCACACACAATCTCACGTTGTCGGTTGAGCAGGGAATACAATGCGTGCAGCCC
This region includes:
- the purL gene encoding phosphoribosylformylglycinamidine synthase subunit PurL, translated to MHRIEVRLKSHLPDARGQGLVKDIHDLGISTVSGVRVVDIYWFDAELSPATLDLLGRSLLSDPVTQVYNHRQGSSVEQIDESRYHAVEVAYNAGVTDPVEDSVLKAIRDLEVGGIRAVKTSKRYLIEGQLTGEQLGIICSRLLVNPIIQHVVEREQPSFPENPKYHYKLEVVDILTSERAALQKQFGFTAEEFQSIVDYHQKQGRNPTDVELETLAQTWSEHCVHKTFKGRFKLGGKVVDNLLKSTIMKATRELDKPWCLSVFMDNAGVIDFDGQWALCFKVETHNHPSAVEPYGGAATGIGGVIRDPLGTGLGAKPIANTDVFCFGPPDLPYEKLPQGVLHPRRMFKGVRAGVADYANRLGIPTLNGAVLFDERYVANPLVYCGTLGLLPKKIARRGKQRPGDKVVLVGGRTGRDGIHGVTFASEQLTEASTATSSSSVQIGNPIVEKKMIDILLQARDRGLYVRITDCGGGGLSSAVGEMAEETGVRVDLEKVPLKYAGLSHAEIWISESQERMIIAVPPENIDELMALFAGEDVEANVIGEFTDDRRLQLFYQGNLVCDLEMEFLHGGIPQLKREAVWEPPRHPAPDFAEASDLGESLLAILSSWNVCSKEWVIRQYDHEVQGGNVLKPLVGRDNDGPGDAAIIQPILGSSKGVIIANGINPGYADIDPYWMAASAIDEALRQIISVGGDLNRVALLDNFCWGSAGRPEMLGALVRAAQACYDMSIVYGTPFISGKDSLNNEFEYEGKTISIPHTLLISAISVMDDVSRAISMDFKQAGDIIYIVGSTRCEVGGSEYLKTKGFTGNSVPRVDPQKSRQLMESLSTATGEGLVRACHDCSDGGIGVAVAEMAFAGGLGASINLKEVPLGEPIDRDDFILFSESNSRFIVEVSPDKKDAFEREMAGKSFALLGQVTKESRLEVYGRKGDSVVSISIDELKEAWQKPLRW
- the purQ gene encoding phosphoribosylformylglycinamidine synthase I, translating into MVKTIVLRAPGTNCDAETVFAFEQAGSAVDLVHVNQLIRHERQLADYQILVIPGGFTYGDDIAAGKVLANELQLKLGGDIRRFFEAGGLILGICNGFQVLVKAGFLPDPHNDGQPRVTLAANDSGKFECRWIHLAVNQESPCVFTREMESMYVPVAHGEGKFVAGTDILTDINVVVRYADEQGDTEAGYPHNPNGSVGNIAGICDSSGRIFALMPHPERHIRGTQHPQWTRFGAKQYGDGFPIFQNAVSWVQQS
- a CDS encoding radical SAM protein → MNRYGGNRAKGLAISPRERLAREEGTVIKDWGGRLPIALVYPNSYYIGMSNLGLHALYSLLNRQREIVCERVFWERENQERRIPPVSLESGRPLSDFKVVAFTISYELDYFNVVSILKASGIPPFSADRDESHPLVIAGGPCITANPMPLAPFFDGFGIGEAEKLLPDLLPPIIDNINGKHEALLKSLASVPGMYIPQIPPKAPVNRQWAENLDDFPVSSVILTRDTELSDLYLIEVERGCPWRCRFCLVSTVFRPMRFRSVDTLLAQAEKGLHHRKRLGLVGPAVSDYPHLEELLTGLRRMGAQFSMSSMRASNLPDQVLAEIADGGARTITLAPEAGSERLRQAINKGICENDIVSAVDRLGRHGIKQFKLYFMLGLPTETDEDIAEIIRLTLQCKNVLDRQAKGARLSLNIAPFVPKAGTPFQRLPMAPVETLKQRIAHLKGRLAPEGIQLKCKSPAWSQIQAVLARGDTSVAQVLNDIEESSLAGWRKAVAKCQLDTDYYAHQQWDESRRFPWAMIDTGTKIEGKD